Proteins encoded together in one Drosophila albomicans strain 15112-1751.03 chromosome 2R, ASM965048v2, whole genome shotgun sequence window:
- the LOC117573817 gene encoding serine/threonine-protein kinase PRP4 homolog isoform X3, with product MATFLSRFHREKSEKILPSSMNGEANNNSSNIKKTADTMEAAASASASASTAAAATTTTTPAAQPRPQRRYMRSATAASVTQLLSESCNSLLQRFRRNPSERPDNKQQQQQQLQQQQRNRAPAIAEDSAGSNNKNKSRSSSKTPTNENCNNNNNLNSSSSNNKNDKRKGSLSKQHKRRRSSEKSSSGRRRPEAERERDRDQDRERERDPNAMSDRHRRYYAGGGLGYHPISSNVTGTGVSSSSAALMGRYQKSSTTANALDRLRTHLSPVGSYYKPLIRGLGGGSRRDPDDRRELLLDKDKTPTLSAVSRLENKYSDILERTAGRRRHEEDRDKTLEPDDYGAVSSGLLRSATSHHLGKPKLSSSSFNAGDRKERTPYRTRAQRHRNMADSTDSGYLTTSGNRLLDDSYPLDYGNRYQANNDYHDALRAGGATGYPSSRYTRRGANEDSALNTQRLNRAYGRTKTDLLGTDSHIDESASSSSTRSRFANRRREPPPPAELTAEEREILADDRSSEDNAAILLLLREDNQFLEAKKFEERMRKRRELRERVKRMEEVAAEAKKTEAAMAAAAAAAEAAAVAAEIEAIDKATAAATAAAAAAAASNREAALKEEAPKKKSRSKKTAKPVIQDDADGHLIYHNGDILHHRYKIMATLGEGTFGRVVKVKDMERDFCMALKIIKNVEKYREAAKLEINALEKIAQKDPHGDHLCVKMIDWFDYHGHMCIVFEMLGLSVFDFLRENNYEPYSLDQVRHMAYQLCYSVKFLHDNRLTHTDLKPENILFVDSEYTSHYNHKINREVRRVKSTDVRLIDFGSATFDHEHHSTIVSTRHYRAPEVILELGWSQPCDVWSIGCILFELYLGITLFQTHDNREHLAMMERILGQIPYRMARNHTLYSKTKTKYFYHGKLDWDEKSSAGRYVRDHCKPLFLCQLNDSEDHCELFNLIKKMLEYEPSSRITLGEALRHPFFDRLPPHQRVGEMGSSKQPLSSGSSSRERSHSLSR from the exons atggccaCATTTTTAAGTCGATTTCATCGtgaaaaaagcgaaaagatTTTACCATCGTCTATGAACGgagaagcaaacaacaacagcagcaacattaaGAAAACAGCTGACACGATGGAGGCAGcagcctctgcctctgcctctgcctcaactgcagctgcagcgacaacaacaacgacgccgGCTGCACAGCCGCGTCCACAGAGACGCTACATGCGCAGCGCGACAGCGGCGAGCGTCACTCAGCTGCTCTCCGAAAGCTGCAACAGTTTGCTGCAACGCTTTCGACGCAATCCGAGCGAACGACCTGataacaaacagcaacaacagcagcaactacaacaacaacaacgcaatcG TGCGCCAGCCATAGCCGAGGATAGcgcaggcagcaacaacaagaacaaatcACGCAGTAGCTCTAAGACTCCAACGAATGAGAactgtaacaacaacaacaacctaaACAGCAgtagtagcaacaacaagaacgatAAGAGAAAAGGAAGTCTCAGCAAACAGCACAAACGTCGCCGAAGCTCAGAAAAGTCTTCAAGCGGGCGAAGACGTCCGGAAgcggaaagggaaagggatcGAGATCAAGATCGAGAACGGGAACGGGATCCGAACGCTATGAGCGATCGCCACAGACGTTATTATGCTGGCGGCGGGTTGGGCTATCATCCGATCAGCAGCAATGTTACTGGAACGGGGGTAAGCTCCAGTAGCGCCGCTCTCATGGGTCGCTATCAGAAGAGCTCCACAACGGCCAATGCGCTGGACAGGCTGCGCACCCATCTGAGTCCCGTGGGAAGCTACTACAAGCCACTGATACGTGGATTGGGAGGCGGCAGCAGGCGTGATCCAGACGAT CGTCGCGAACTGCTGCTCGACAAAGACAAGACGCCCACATTGTCAGCTGTCTCGCGGTTGGAGAACAAATACTCGGATATATTGGAACGCACCGCTGGACGTCGCCGCCATGAAGAGGATCGAGATAAGACTCTCGAACCTGATGACTATGGTGCTGTCTCCAGCGGACTTCTGCGCAGCGCCACCTCTCATCATCTGGGCAAACCTAAGCTATCGTCGAGCTCCTTCAATGCTGGCGATCGCAAGGAACGAACTCCCTACAGAACTCGCGCCCAACGCCATCGAAACATGGCGGACTCAACTGACAGCGGCTATCTAACGACCAGCGGCAATCGACTATTGGACGACAGTTATCCCCTGGACTATGGCAATCGTTATCAAGCAAACAACGACTACCACGATGCTTTGCGAGCAGGGGGAGCAACTGGCTACCCGTCGAGCCGATACACCCGGAGAGGGGCAAACGAAGACTCTGCGCTAAACACACAGCGTCTAAATCGAGCCTATGGGCGAACCAAGACCGATCTGCTGGGCACAGATTCGCACATTGATGAGAGTGCCAGTTCTTCTAGTACTCGCAGTCGATTCGCTAATCGCCGCAGAGAGCCGCCTCCTCCAGCGGAGTTGACAGCAGAGGAACGCGAAATTCTGGCCGACGACCGCTCGTCAGAGGATAATGCAGCCATCCTGTTGCTTCTGCGTGAGGACAATCAGTTCCTGGAGGCAAAGAAGTTTGAGGAACGCATGCGCAAGCGACGCGAGCTGAGGGAACGTGTGAAACGCATGGAAGAAGTGGCAGCAGAGGCGAAAAAGACTGAGGCAGCAAtggccgcagcagcagctgcagcagaagcggctgcagttgctgcagaGATTGAAGCAATTGATAaggcgacagcagcagccactgcagcagcagccgcagcggcAGCTTCCAATCGAGAGGCTGCCCTCAAGGAGGAGGCGCCAAAGAAAAAGTCGCGCAGCAAAAAA ACAGCAAAGCCCGTCATTCAAGATGATGCTGATGGTCACTTAATTTACCACAACGGAGACATTCTCCATCACAGAT ATAAAATCATGGCCACCCTTGGTGAAGGTACTTTTGGGCGAGTTGTTAAGGTCAAAGACATGGAACG TGATTTTTGCATGGCCTTAAAAATCATTAAGAATGTTGAGAAATACCGCGAGGCTGCCAAACTGGAGATCAACGCCTTAGAGAAGATAGCACAGAAGGATCCTCATGGCGATCA TTTGTGCGTCAAAATGATTGACTGGTTTGATTATCATGGACATATGTGCATTGTTTTTGAAATGCTGGGTCTTagtgttttcgattttttg CGCGAGAACAACTACGAACCGTATTCTCTGGATCAAGTGCGTCACATGGCTTATCAATTATGCTACTCTGTGAAGTTTCTACATGACAATCGTTTAACGCACACAGATCTCAAACCTGAGAATATTCTTTTTGTAGATTCTGAATATACTTCTCACTACAATCATAAAATT AATCGTGAGGTGCGCCGCGTCAAAAGTACAGATGTACGTTTAATTGACTTTGGATCTGCCACTTTCGACCACGAACATCATAGCACAATTGTGTCCACCCGGCATTATCGTGCTCCCGAGGTGATATTGGAATTGGGCTGGTCGCAGCCCTGCGACGTTTGGTCTATCGG GTGTATCTTGTTCGAGTTATATTTGGGCATCACATTATTCCAGACGCATGACAATCGTGAACATTTGGCTATGATGGAGCGTATCCTTGGACAAATACCTTATCGCATGGCACG CAATCACACTCTTTATAGCAAAACCAAGACAAAGTACTTCTATCATGGTAAGTTAGATTGGGACGAGAAGTCCAGTGCTGGGCGTTATGTGCGAGATCACTGCAAGCCGTTGTTCCTCTGTCAACTGAACGATAGCGAGGATCACTGCGAACTGTTTAACTTAATCAAGAAAATGCTGGAATACGAGCCGTCATCGCGTATCACGTTAG GTGAGGCCCTGAGACACCCGTTCTTCGACAGACTACCACCGCATCAGCGTGTTGGCGAAATgggcagcagcaagcaaccaCTGTCATCCGGCAGCAGTAGCCGCGAGCGGTCGCACAGCTTGTCCAGATGA